From Hymenobacter sediminicola:
AACACCGGGTCAACCCCACCGGCTACGTGCACGATGTTGGGGTCGTCGAAGCAGCGCACCACATGGATAATGGCATCTACCTCCCGAATGTTCGCCAGGAATTTGTTGCCCAGTCCTTCGCCTTTGGAGGCACCTTTCACCAGCCCGGCAATGTCTACGAACTCAATAATAGTAGGCAGCACACGCTTCGGGTTCACCAGCGCCTCCAGAATCTGAAGCCGCTCGTCGGGCACGGTAATTACGCCCACGTTCGGCTCGATGGTGCAGAACGGATAGTTGGCCGATTCGGCCTTGGCATTAGAAAGAGCGTTGAAAAGCGTGGATTTGCCGACGTTTGGCAGGCCGACGATACCGCAGCGGAGACCCATAAGATGGAATAGTGAGTGGTGAAATGGTGCGCTGAGCTACTGGCTCAATTCGCGGGGGCAAAGGTACGGGGCTTTTTTGGGGAAAGCACGGCTCATCTGAGTCCGTTGCAACGGGTAGTGATGCCATTGAACCAGATGCGGCACTGCTTCTGTTGGGCAGGCATGTGTGAACACCATAAACCCACTCAGAAACTACAGCGCCTAGGCTTTTATGTGGCTGCCGGTGTGTTGCTGTTGGTTAGCCAGTACTACGCACTCTAGTGCGCAGAAACCACGACGGCGCGCTCTGGCCGAAGCCGGGCGCGCCGTGCGGTGGGAAACGAAGAGCTTTTTTGTAGGACTGTTTCGCTAGGCTTTCCTGAAATTAATAGTTGTCGTCGGCGCGGTTCGGGTTGAAGCCGGCTTCACGCTCCTCATATGCCGGGCGTGGGCGGTCCAGTTCGGCTACCTCTTCAGGCGTCAGCAACTCTTCGCGCACATATTCCACGGCATCCTGCAGCGCATCGACGAACTTCAGGAAGTCTTCCTTGTACAGGAAAATCTTGTGCTTCTCATACGAGAAAGTGTCGTCGTCACGGAGCTTGCGCTTGCTTTCCGTGATGGTCAGATAATAGTCCTGGCCGCGGGTAGCTTTCACGTCGAAAAAGTACGTGCGTTTGCCCGCTTTAATGCGCTGGGAGTAAATTTCTTCTTGGTCGTGACGTTCTTCCACGGGGCCTTCTGTAAAGTTTTGTTATTCCAAGATGGTTGAATTTCAGGCCAAAGTACAACTACTGCGCATGATATAAAAATTTTGAGGCCTCGTTTCTGATGTAAATCCTTGAATATCTTAGTGAAGCGCAATAATTCGGGAAAATAATCAGTTTTGTTCAAGCGCTGCTCATTGGAATATGGCAGGATGAAATCTGCATCATATATGATTGTTGCTATGCCTGAGCCACCTTCTGTACTTCTTTGTTTCTTTGAGGCGCAGGGCCCAGTCTAGCTGCGCACTACCTCTTTTGCTTTCCTTGAATTGCATTTATGGCTCAACCTCTTGATCTGGCCGCCGTCCGCTCGTTCGAAAACCTGGAATTCCTGGCTCGCCAGCTGGTGGAAGGCTTTATCACGGGCCTGCATCAGTCGCCCTACCACGGCTTCTCGGTAGAGTTTTCGGAGCACCGCCTTTACAACCCCGGTGAAAGCACCCGCCACCTCGATTGGAAGGTATTTGCCCGCACCGACAAGCTTTTTGTAAAGCGCTATGAGGAAGAAACCAACCTCCGCTGCCATCTGCTGCTCGATGTTAGCCCCAGTATGTACTACCCCGAGCCCGGCCACGATAAGCTGCGGTTTGCGGTGCTA
This genomic window contains:
- a CDS encoding DUF3276 family protein codes for the protein MEERHDQEEIYSQRIKAGKRTYFFDVKATRGQDYYLTITESKRKLRDDDTFSYEKHKIFLYKEDFLKFVDALQDAVEYVREELLTPEEVAELDRPRPAYEEREAGFNPNRADDNY